From one Haloferax marinisediminis genomic stretch:
- a CDS encoding DUF7859 family protein produces the protein MADPLVVDGIVDFLAGDPVFTGLLIVMLLFVFFAYLLVRRTLLGLREGYDDARRR, from the coding sequence ATGGCCGACCCTCTGGTCGTAGACGGCATCGTCGACTTCCTCGCTGGAGACCCAGTGTTCACTGGGTTGCTCATCGTGATGTTGCTCTTCGTCTTCTTCGCGTATCTCCTCGTCCGACGGACCCTCTTGGGCCTGCGCGAGGGGTACGACGACGCCCGACGCCGCTAG